Proteins encoded together in one uncultured Desulfosarcina sp. window:
- a CDS encoding ISNCY family transposase: MREKQQKQMPLISLPTGHPREVELEMISKILDKTPNIYDHVLQDLNGGLKIERQRTGANGMSAEQVTRAAIVMKLFNFTYEDLAFHISDSRSLRRFCRIGIFDKGFKKSALNENIKRICPETWELISLDLLAYAKDNNIEKGRTTRVDCTVVESNIHPPCDSMQLYDAVRVLARLLTQARDDFKIKIVFTDHRRRAKRRMTAIQYAKGKKQRLSPYKDLLKVTQKSIGYAIKAEETIGGICTTNFELLGLLNSIKHYSDLARQVYDQTYRRVIQGESVSADQKVFSIFEEHTDIIIKDRRDNHYGHKICLTGGASNLILDCVVLEGNPADSTLVEQMLDRQKSAYGRYPLKVALDGGFASKGNLNTAKAKGVKDVCFAKKRGLEEIDMCRSHYVYKKLRQFRAGIESGISWLKRSFGLTRCTWKGFRSFKSYVLSSVVAANLLTIARKQLAPAG, from the coding sequence ATGCGCGAGAAACAACAAAAACAAATGCCGCTGATAAGTCTCCCCACGGGTCATCCCAGAGAAGTAGAACTGGAGATGATCAGCAAAATCCTGGACAAGACTCCTAACATTTACGATCATGTTCTGCAAGACCTCAACGGTGGCCTCAAGATAGAACGTCAACGAACCGGGGCCAACGGTATGAGTGCCGAGCAGGTGACCCGCGCCGCGATTGTGATGAAGCTTTTCAACTTCACCTATGAAGACCTCGCCTTTCATATTTCCGATTCCAGATCGCTCAGACGGTTTTGCAGAATCGGTATTTTCGATAAGGGCTTCAAGAAATCCGCCCTGAATGAAAATATCAAAAGGATCTGCCCTGAGACCTGGGAGCTTATTTCCCTGGACCTGTTGGCATATGCGAAGGACAACAACATCGAAAAAGGCAGAACGACCCGAGTCGATTGTACCGTCGTCGAGAGCAACATCCACCCTCCTTGCGATTCCATGCAGTTGTATGACGCTGTGCGCGTGCTCGCGCGGTTGTTGACTCAAGCCCGGGATGACTTCAAAATTAAAATCGTTTTCACGGATCATCGTCGCCGTGCAAAAAGGCGGATGACCGCCATCCAATACGCAAAAGGGAAAAAGCAACGACTGTCTCCGTATAAAGACCTGCTCAAGGTCACCCAAAAGTCCATCGGTTACGCGATCAAAGCCGAAGAAACGATAGGCGGAATCTGCACAACCAATTTTGAATTGCTTGGCTTATTGAACAGCATCAAACATTACAGCGATTTGGCCCGTCAGGTCTACGACCAGACCTATCGCCGGGTTATTCAAGGCGAAAGCGTATCGGCCGACCAGAAGGTATTCTCGATTTTCGAGGAACACACGGACATCATCATCAAAGACCGCCGGGATAACCATTATGGCCATAAGATTTGCCTGACCGGTGGAGCCTCGAACCTTATCCTCGATTGTGTCGTTCTTGAGGGCAATCCCGCAGATAGCACACTGGTTGAACAGATGCTGGATCGCCAGAAATCGGCTTACGGACGCTACCCGCTGAAAGTTGCCCTGGACGGTGGCTTTGCATCCAAAGGCAATCTGAACACGGCCAAGGCCAAAGGCGTCAAAGATGTCTGCTTTGCCAAAAAACGGGGTCTTGAAGAGATTGACATGTGTCGCAGTCACTATGTTTACAAAAAGCTCAGACAGTTCCGTGCCGGTATCGAATCGGGCATATCCTGGCTCAAACGCAGTTTCGGCTTGACCCGGTGCACGTGGAAAGGTTTTCGTTCTTTTAAAAGCTACGTGCTTTCGTCGGTGGTCGCGGCCAACCTGCTGACGATCGCTCGAAAGCAATTGGCTCCTGCTGGATAA
- a CDS encoding M48 family metallopeptidase, giving the protein MNVIAWTILVFFIAEFVLQLTADQLNLRGISDDIPEPFQGMIEPETYRQSQDYLRTNTGFGRIVAAFDLIVLLVFWFCGGFALIDNWTRDLGWGPIATGLVYIGILAGLKAIVGQPFSLYATFVIEERFGFNQTSLSTWIKDRLKALLLAVLLGAPLLGGVLAFFIYAGDAAWLWCWLLITVFMFGVQFVAPTWIMPLFNRFEPLGKGELRDAIMAYAASIGFSLEDIYVMDGSKRSSKSNAFFTGFGRHRRIVLFDTLIARHTVEELVAVLGHEMGHYKMRHILKMMTIGVLQTGILLFLMSLTINTPALFEAFYVNQPSVHAGLVFFGLLYAPLDFFLGMVVQRISRIHEYAADRFAAETTGNAGAMIEVLKKLSVHNLSNLSPHPFYVFLNYSHPPVMQRIEALKEI; this is encoded by the coding sequence ATGAACGTTATCGCCTGGACCATTCTCGTTTTTTTCATTGCCGAATTTGTGCTGCAATTGACGGCCGACCAGTTGAACCTGCGAGGAATCAGCGACGACATACCGGAACCCTTTCAAGGGATGATCGAGCCCGAGACCTACCGACAGTCACAGGATTATCTGCGGACCAACACCGGCTTCGGACGAATCGTTGCGGCATTTGACTTGATCGTGCTTTTGGTTTTCTGGTTTTGCGGCGGCTTTGCCCTGATCGACAACTGGACACGCGATCTCGGTTGGGGGCCGATTGCCACTGGGCTTGTCTATATCGGGATACTGGCCGGATTGAAAGCCATCGTGGGTCAGCCTTTCAGTCTTTACGCCACCTTCGTGATCGAAGAGCGCTTTGGTTTCAACCAGACCAGCCTGTCCACCTGGATCAAGGACCGCCTCAAGGCGCTGCTGTTGGCTGTCCTTCTCGGCGCCCCCCTGCTCGGCGGGGTTCTGGCCTTTTTCATATACGCCGGCGATGCGGCCTGGCTCTGGTGCTGGCTGTTGATCACGGTGTTCATGTTCGGCGTCCAGTTTGTGGCCCCAACCTGGATCATGCCCCTGTTCAACCGCTTCGAGCCACTGGGAAAAGGCGAACTGAGAGATGCCATCATGGCCTATGCCGCCTCCATCGGCTTTTCCCTGGAAGACATCTATGTCATGGATGGTTCCAAGCGCTCGTCCAAATCCAATGCCTTTTTTACGGGGTTCGGCCGCCATCGCCGCATCGTGCTTTTCGACACCCTCATCGCCAGACACACCGTCGAAGAGCTGGTGGCCGTGCTGGGCCATGAAATGGGACATTACAAGATGCGGCACATCCTGAAAATGATGACCATCGGCGTCCTGCAAACCGGAATCCTGCTTTTTCTCATGTCCCTGACAATCAACACGCCGGCACTGTTCGAGGCTTTTTACGTAAATCAGCCGTCCGTTCACGCCGGGCTGGTATTCTTCGGCCTGCTCTACGCACCGCTGGATTTTTTCCTGGGTATGGTCGTGCAGCGGATCTCCCGCATCCACGAGTACGCGGCCGATCGTTTCGCCGCGGAAACTACCGGCAACGCCGGCGCCATGATCGAGGTCCTCAAAAAGCTGAGCGTCCACAACCTTTCCAATCTTTCGCCGCATCCGTTTTATGTGTTTCTGAACTATTCCCATCCCCCGGTGATGCAGCGAATTGAAGCGCTGAAAGAGATCTGA
- a CDS encoding NIL domain-containing protein, whose protein sequence is MYSKILKLRFPVTEVQKPIVCTLAREFDLFFNILNAGILPRKEGFMVLEISGSRKDFKAGVNYLKEQGVDVQNASSEIKRNISKCTHCGACTAVCPTGALYVKRPEMEVEFDQQKCSVCELCVPACPPRAMEVRPTNQLFFE, encoded by the coding sequence GTGTACTCGAAAATACTCAAATTACGGTTTCCCGTCACGGAAGTTCAAAAACCGATCGTCTGCACTCTGGCTCGGGAGTTCGATCTTTTTTTCAACATTCTCAATGCCGGCATCCTTCCAAGAAAAGAGGGATTCATGGTGTTGGAGATTTCCGGCAGCCGCAAGGATTTTAAAGCGGGGGTCAACTACCTGAAAGAGCAGGGGGTGGACGTACAAAACGCCTCCAGCGAAATCAAACGCAATATCAGCAAGTGCACCCACTGCGGCGCCTGTACCGCCGTGTGCCCGACCGGTGCGCTGTATGTCAAAAGACCGGAGATGGAAGTGGAATTCGATCAGCAGAAATGCAGTGTCTGTGAACTTTGCGTTCCTGCCTGTCCGCCGCGGGCTATGGAAGTGCGTCCCACCAATCAGCTTTTTTTTGAATGA
- the mtaB gene encoding tRNA (N(6)-L-threonylcarbamoyladenosine(37)-C(2))-methylthiotransferase MtaB, whose product MKKLVIKTLGCKVNQCESESICNALLESGQGFTCDESGEAEVVIINTCTVTSKAAMQSRQAVRQAIRANPGARIVVTGCHAQMAPEELAAIEGVDLVVGNRDKHQISNEILSGLGKNRDRIAPVKCPDVAGPAQFEMLPGIAHGGRTRPFIKIQDGCNAFCTYCIVPHARGRSRSLPMEQVLDQVVSLAKLGNREVVLTGIHIGCYGQDLNPETSLYELLCQIRQAGAIDRVRVSSIEPAELSDAIIDLAVTDKKMPGRLCRHFHIPLQSGDDGILNRMHRPYGRDDFSILVKKIIDRVPDAAIGVDTLIGFPGETDAAFDQTYDLIASLPVAYLHVFPFSARNGTPAYSYENQVPVQTIKERCQRMRKLGAQKRRSFYERHVGRTVTVLVEETREKKDGRLKGLTDNYIPVLFDGPDELTNTFQQVEIQGVSADGVPEGRAL is encoded by the coding sequence ATGAAAAAACTTGTCATCAAAACCCTCGGCTGCAAGGTCAACCAATGCGAGTCAGAGTCCATCTGCAATGCCTTGCTGGAATCGGGACAGGGGTTCACCTGCGATGAAAGCGGTGAAGCCGAAGTAGTTATTATCAATACCTGTACAGTTACATCCAAGGCGGCCATGCAGAGCCGTCAGGCGGTTCGACAGGCCATTCGGGCGAATCCAGGTGCCCGGATTGTGGTTACAGGCTGTCATGCCCAGATGGCGCCGGAGGAACTGGCTGCCATCGAAGGGGTTGACCTGGTGGTCGGCAACCGGGATAAGCACCAGATTTCAAATGAGATTTTATCCGGTCTTGGAAAGAATAGGGATCGGATTGCTCCTGTAAAATGTCCGGATGTTGCCGGTCCGGCTCAATTCGAAATGTTGCCGGGCATCGCCCATGGCGGTCGAACCCGGCCGTTTATTAAAATTCAGGACGGTTGCAACGCCTTTTGCACCTACTGCATTGTGCCTCATGCCCGAGGCCGGAGCCGCAGCCTGCCCATGGAACAGGTCCTGGACCAGGTGGTATCCCTGGCGAAGTTGGGAAATCGGGAAGTTGTTCTGACCGGCATCCACATCGGCTGCTACGGCCAGGATCTAAATCCTGAAACCAGCTTGTACGAATTGCTTTGCCAGATTCGACAGGCCGGCGCCATCGACCGGGTCCGGGTAAGTTCCATCGAGCCGGCTGAGTTGTCCGATGCCATTATCGATCTGGCCGTCACCGATAAAAAAATGCCCGGCAGGCTTTGCCGGCATTTTCACATTCCCCTTCAAAGCGGTGATGACGGGATTTTGAACCGCATGCACCGCCCTTATGGCCGAGACGATTTCAGTATCCTTGTAAAAAAAATCATCGATCGCGTTCCCGATGCGGCCATCGGTGTGGACACCCTGATCGGGTTTCCCGGCGAGACGGATGCAGCTTTCGACCAAACCTACGACCTGATTGCCTCGCTGCCTGTTGCCTATCTGCATGTTTTCCCCTTTTCCGCCAGAAATGGTACGCCTGCGTATTCATATGAAAACCAGGTGCCCGTTCAGACGATCAAGGAGCGGTGTCAACGCATGCGAAAACTGGGGGCGCAAAAACGGCGCTCTTTTTACGAACGCCACGTCGGCCGAACGGTTACCGTGCTGGTGGAAGAGACCCGCGAAAAAAAGGATGGACGCTTGAAGGGGTTGACGGACAACTATATCCCTGTGCTCTTCGATGGGCCGGACGAACTGACCAACACATTTCAGCAAGTTGAGATTCAGGGAGTTTCGGCGGATGGGGTGCCGGAGGGTAGGGCTTTATGA
- the mnmA gene encoding tRNA 2-thiouridine(34) synthase MnmA encodes MTGPIAIALSGGIDSLVAAYLLKKQAKEIFGFHFLTGFEKPCDPGPTQIQALFQPLDIPVQVVDLKAQFRKTVVDYFAAAYQNGETPNPCLVCNPTIKFGVLLQKAIQLGATHLATGHYARADMGASGRYRLLKGVDGGKDQSYFLARLTQDQLSRACFPLGTWTKDQVRALAEEKELAPVARSESQDVCFVRDSSYADFLVETAGMVPRPGEIVDTQGRRVGAHEGLHRYTIGQRRGINCPASRPYYVIRIDTRRNRLVVGFKEERYTSECRVRNINWIVDVSDGPLAVDTRIRYRHRAAASTVTPDEKGGATVRFDEPQSSVTPGQGAVFYRGEEVVGGGWIQTADS; translated from the coding sequence ATGACCGGTCCCATTGCCATTGCGCTTTCCGGGGGCATCGATTCCCTGGTGGCTGCCTACCTTCTTAAAAAGCAAGCCAAAGAGATCTTCGGCTTCCACTTTCTTACAGGTTTTGAAAAACCGTGTGATCCGGGGCCGACGCAAATCCAGGCGCTTTTTCAGCCATTGGATATTCCGGTGCAAGTCGTCGATCTCAAAGCGCAGTTCAGAAAAACGGTTGTGGATTATTTTGCCGCTGCCTATCAAAACGGAGAGACGCCCAACCCCTGCCTGGTATGCAACCCGACGATCAAGTTTGGTGTCCTGCTTCAAAAAGCGATCCAGTTGGGTGCAACCCATTTAGCGACCGGCCATTATGCAAGGGCGGATATGGGGGCCTCCGGTCGATACCGATTGCTCAAGGGCGTGGACGGCGGCAAGGACCAGTCCTATTTTCTTGCCCGTCTTACCCAGGATCAGCTTTCCCGGGCCTGTTTCCCGCTGGGTACCTGGACCAAGGACCAGGTCAGGGCGCTGGCTGAGGAGAAGGAGCTTGCGCCGGTCGCCCGTTCCGAAAGCCAGGACGTCTGTTTCGTGCGGGACTCCAGCTACGCCGATTTTCTTGTGGAGACTGCCGGTATGGTCCCCCGACCGGGAGAGATCGTGGATACCCAAGGTCGCCGCGTGGGCGCTCACGAGGGATTGCATCGCTACACCATCGGTCAGCGTCGGGGCATCAATTGCCCGGCCAGCCGACCTTACTACGTGATCCGCATCGATACCCGGCGCAACCGCCTGGTTGTCGGCTTTAAAGAGGAGCGCTACACCTCCGAATGCCGGGTTCGAAACATCAACTGGATTGTCGATGTTTCCGATGGCCCGCTGGCCGTGGATACACGTATCCGCTACCGGCACCGGGCTGCCGCATCCACGGTGACGCCGGACGAAAAAGGGGGGGCAACGGTGCGGTTCGACGAGCCACAGTCTTCGGTTACGCCGGGCCAGGGCGCCGTTTTTTATCGGGGGGAGGAGGTAGTCGGTGGTGGCTGGATCCAAACAGCCGATAGCTGA
- a CDS encoding alpha/beta fold hydrolase, translated as MNPFAYRTTSLAIKAIAGLSRARLNLHGAEQIPEGPTIFVVNHFTRIETFLLPYHFHRLTGRPVWALAAAELFVGRFGRYIEQLGAVSTRSPDRDRLMVKTLLAAEANWLIFPEGRMVKNKKIMEKGRFMISYAGGKHPPHTGAATLALRTEFYRQRLLGLMANNPEETQRLVDLFQLESTEAICRQATCIVPVNLTYYPLRARENALNRLTELLVKGLPQRVTEEIITEGDMLLSGVDIDIRFGRPIEISDYLDCKRIQKDIRNPGRIGFDDAISSKKRMRRAALKIMQRYMADIYRMTTVNHDHLLASCLKKLPVRQIDTDNLKRRVFLASQSDKATSGYFFHNNFEKDQVHLLTDDRYRHFSEFMDFAIEKGVVKTSKSGLEKDPARLAAMFDFHRFRIDNPIAVIANEVEPLTRLQQKISRLSWMPEFWLKRKVARLLLRRSLDEFNRDYDAWAEPTVSKPPGVARPVLIRGDRRRIGVVLAHGYMAAPAEVMGLARFLGKRGYWVYTPRLKGHGTAPEDLANCRFSDWIDSMDAGYAVISNLCRRVIAGGFSTGAGLALDLAQRVPEVAGVFAVSAPLRLQDVSARFVPAVDVWNRVMGRFHMEDAKKTFVDNQPENPHINYLKNPISGVRELERLMTALEPRLPLITQPALLIQSREDPVVNPKGTEKIFKLLGSEDKQMVMFNFQRHGILLGEGSERVYRTIGNFIDQVGK; from the coding sequence ATGAATCCTTTCGCATACCGCACCACCAGCCTGGCCATCAAAGCCATCGCCGGCCTCAGTCGCGCCCGTCTGAACCTCCACGGCGCCGAGCAGATCCCGGAAGGACCGACCATTTTCGTGGTCAACCACTTCACGCGGATCGAAACCTTCCTGCTGCCCTACCACTTTCATCGGCTTACCGGCAGGCCGGTGTGGGCCCTGGCCGCGGCGGAATTGTTTGTCGGCAGGTTCGGGCGGTATATCGAGCAATTGGGCGCCGTTTCCACCCGCTCGCCGGACCGGGACCGTCTGATGGTAAAAACCCTGCTCGCCGCCGAAGCGAACTGGTTGATCTTTCCCGAAGGCCGCATGGTGAAAAACAAGAAGATCATGGAAAAGGGCCGCTTCATGATCTCCTATGCCGGCGGAAAACATCCGCCCCATACCGGAGCGGCCACTCTGGCCTTGAGAACGGAGTTCTACCGCCAGCGCCTGTTGGGACTGATGGCCAACAATCCCGAAGAAACGCAGCGATTGGTCGATCTGTTTCAACTCGAATCAACGGAAGCCATCTGCCGGCAGGCCACCTGCATCGTGCCGGTCAACCTCACTTACTATCCGCTGCGGGCCAGGGAAAATGCGCTAAATCGTCTGACCGAGCTGTTGGTAAAGGGCCTTCCCCAACGGGTCACCGAAGAAATCATCACCGAAGGAGACATGCTGCTGTCCGGCGTGGATATCGATATCCGCTTCGGCCGGCCCATCGAAATTTCCGATTATCTCGACTGCAAACGCATCCAGAAAGATATTCGCAATCCCGGCCGAATCGGATTCGACGACGCCATCTCCTCGAAAAAACGCATGCGGCGCGCAGCATTGAAAATCATGCAGCGATACATGGCCGACATCTACCGGATGACCACCGTCAACCACGATCACTTGCTGGCCTCCTGCCTGAAAAAATTACCCGTCAGGCAGATAGACACGGATAATCTAAAACGTCGGGTGTTTTTGGCCTCCCAGAGCGACAAAGCGACAAGCGGCTACTTTTTCCACAACAACTTTGAAAAAGATCAGGTGCACCTGCTCACCGACGACCGCTACCGCCATTTCTCCGAATTTATGGACTTCGCCATTGAAAAAGGTGTGGTCAAAACCAGCAAAAGCGGATTGGAAAAGGATCCTGCCCGTCTGGCCGCTATGTTCGATTTCCACCGTTTTCGCATCGACAACCCCATTGCGGTGATCGCCAACGAGGTCGAACCGCTGACCCGCCTGCAACAAAAAATTTCCCGCTTGAGCTGGATGCCCGAATTCTGGCTGAAACGCAAGGTGGCCCGTCTTCTTCTCCGGCGTTCGTTGGACGAGTTCAATCGCGATTATGACGCCTGGGCCGAACCAACTGTTTCCAAACCACCCGGCGTGGCCCGTCCCGTCCTGATTCGGGGAGACCGCCGCCGGATCGGGGTTGTTCTGGCCCATGGCTACATGGCCGCACCCGCGGAAGTGATGGGATTGGCCCGCTTCCTGGGGAAAAGAGGCTACTGGGTGTACACACCCCGCCTGAAAGGCCATGGCACGGCCCCGGAAGATCTGGCCAACTGTCGTTTTTCCGATTGGATCGATTCCATGGATGCCGGCTACGCCGTCATCAGCAATTTATGCCGGCGGGTGATTGCCGGCGGCTTTTCCACCGGTGCCGGTCTGGCCCTCGACCTGGCCCAGCGGGTACCGGAAGTGGCCGGTGTTTTCGCGGTTTCCGCGCCGCTGCGGCTTCAGGATGTATCGGCCCGTTTCGTGCCTGCGGTGGATGTCTGGAATCGCGTCATGGGACGGTTTCACATGGAAGATGCAAAAAAAACATTTGTGGACAACCAGCCGGAAAACCCCCACATCAACTACCTGAAAAACCCCATCTCCGGCGTTCGCGAACTGGAGCGCCTCATGACCGCGCTGGAACCGCGCCTGCCACTGATTACGCAACCGGCCCTGCTCATCCAATCCCGGGAGGATCCGGTGGTCAATCCCAAGGGAACCGAAAAAATATTCAAGCTTTTGGGATCCGAAGACAAACAGATGGTGATGTTCAATTTCCAGCGGCACGGTATTCTACTGGGAGAAGGCTCCGAGCGAGTGTACCGGACCATTGGCAATTTCATTGACCAAGTTGGGAAATAG